From the Solibacillus sp. FSL R5-0449 genome, one window contains:
- a CDS encoding SpoIIE family protein phosphatase, which yields MVTLNNQNEFQTLNLNLFLYKEKSRIIIASVIAFAAFCFAQAVFFEAVTPLFLPFWLVIRTRFVSFQKSALLGGILGTLFLGFGQAAVVLVQLFFMECLVRFKFIKISPYFLLGTTIIAVQLAWQMLLHSGMPSVMTLFYIVYECLFAVSILFFMRILTMPSKENGNIEWTREKITAIIVVLAGMLIGMENLTLFYFSMALIVLHFLICLVAYSSTVGATVIFSLSLGFFIGLANLSFTGMMILYACTGLVAAFVQNQGRYIVAIFSFLPSIFFFFYDATLPIDSIYFMSMLTGAIIFLLLPKNILEYCKMYYKQTTVSVIQVNRNEVVEVQLKQFQQFVSFMKELVFDHFTQNKAKNKTTAEPFLICSSCFKYEECWGRKGEMEGIIDSWRLAKRSTKPVSWIRVEEQLKGKCIKSSKLLEELESALHKEHMERQFYHGKKMIALQLRDLSSHFEKLLNSQRLEIGTSEIDGEMQQFLKENDIHCLHIQWIKNEIGNREFVCYVADHRDAHVVIQQLEQQLFEYLHEPLKGEQIYEQQSPIFYRQIKFTSAIRYQLEYDIYTYSHANHAISGDSYRVFPIHPGLMAIMLSDGMGTNVRANRESERLIQMMQDCLTYNMDPETAMHTMHYVMSLKNDSDMYATMDFALVDLQFGHLWCWKAGGMTTYVLRGNDLFKIESTSAPIGFLPNFAVDTEMIQLLSEDVILMISDGLFSPSAQWDAQEQLFIRLIRQGLENGASIQVVLYDVMMQFKQRYPIADDCTVMLFRLQHVIKPWQVFRPAITH from the coding sequence TTCTAGGCTTTGGACAAGCAGCCGTTGTTTTAGTGCAGCTTTTCTTCATGGAATGTCTCGTACGATTTAAGTTTATAAAAATTTCCCCGTATTTTTTGCTAGGGACTACCATTATCGCTGTTCAACTAGCGTGGCAAATGCTGCTTCATAGTGGTATGCCATCTGTCATGACATTATTTTATATCGTATATGAATGTTTATTTGCGGTTTCAATTCTATTCTTTATGCGTATTTTGACAATGCCAAGTAAAGAAAATGGAAACATTGAGTGGACAAGAGAAAAAATTACGGCAATTATTGTCGTTTTGGCCGGTATGCTGATCGGCATGGAAAACTTGACTCTTTTCTACTTTTCAATGGCGCTGATCGTCCTTCACTTCCTCATTTGCCTTGTAGCCTATTCCTCGACGGTTGGTGCTACAGTCATCTTTTCATTATCACTTGGCTTTTTTATCGGTTTAGCAAACTTATCATTCACAGGTATGATGATTTTATATGCCTGTACAGGACTGGTCGCTGCTTTTGTACAAAATCAGGGACGTTATATTGTTGCGATATTTAGTTTTTTGCCGAGTATTTTTTTCTTCTTTTATGATGCGACATTACCAATTGATAGTATTTATTTTATGTCGATGCTTACAGGGGCCATCATTTTCCTGCTGTTACCGAAAAATATACTTGAATACTGCAAAATGTACTATAAACAAACTACAGTCAGTGTCATTCAGGTGAACCGCAATGAAGTAGTGGAAGTGCAGCTTAAGCAATTTCAGCAATTTGTTTCCTTTATGAAAGAGCTTGTATTTGATCATTTCACACAAAATAAGGCGAAAAATAAGACAACTGCAGAACCGTTTCTCATTTGCTCCAGCTGTTTCAAATATGAAGAATGCTGGGGGAGAAAAGGGGAGATGGAAGGAATTATCGATTCGTGGCGCTTGGCGAAAAGAAGCACGAAACCGGTCAGCTGGATTCGGGTGGAAGAGCAGCTGAAAGGGAAATGCATCAAATCTTCTAAATTGCTGGAAGAACTAGAGTCAGCTTTACACAAAGAGCATATGGAAAGACAGTTCTATCATGGCAAAAAGATGATTGCCTTACAGCTTCGTGATTTAAGCAGCCACTTTGAAAAACTGTTAAACAGTCAGCGACTAGAAATCGGCACATCTGAAATTGATGGGGAGATGCAGCAATTTTTAAAAGAAAATGATATTCACTGTTTACATATTCAGTGGATAAAAAATGAAATAGGGAACCGGGAGTTCGTGTGTTATGTCGCAGATCATCGGGATGCACATGTCGTTATCCAGCAACTAGAACAGCAACTGTTTGAATATTTGCATGAACCATTAAAAGGTGAACAGATTTACGAGCAGCAATCGCCTATTTTTTATCGCCAAATTAAGTTTACTTCAGCAATTCGTTATCAGTTGGAGTATGATATATATACGTATTCCCATGCAAACCATGCAATTTCCGGTGATTCCTATCGTGTATTCCCGATCCATCCGGGGCTGATGGCGATTATGCTGTCCGATGGAATGGGGACGAATGTAAGAGCGAATCGTGAAAGTGAACGTTTAATTCAAATGATGCAGGATTGTCTTACTTACAATATGGATCCTGAAACAGCAATGCACACAATGCATTATGTGATGTCGCTGAAAAACGATTCGGACATGTATGCAACGATGGATTTCGCTCTTGTCGATTTACAGTTCGGCCACTTATGGTGTTGGAAAGCGGGAGGCATGACGACCTATGTGTTAAGAGGGAACGATTTATTCAAAATCGAAAGTACAAGTGCCCCGATTGGTTTTTTACCAAATTTTGCAGTTGATACGGAAATGATACAACTATTATCAGAGGATGTTATTTTAATGATTTCGGACGGGTTATTTTCACCATCTGCACAATGGGATGCACAGGAGCAATTATTTATCAGGCTGATTCGTCAAGGGCTGGAAAACGGTGCTTCCATCCAGGTTGTCCTATATGATGTCATGATGCAATTTAAACAAAGATACCCAATTGCTGATGATTGCACTGTGATGTTATTCCGTTTGCAGCATGTAATAAAACCGTGGCAAGTATTCAGACCAGCAATCACACATTGA